From the Bacteroidales bacterium genome, one window contains:
- a CDS encoding DUF805 domain-containing protein has translation MNRNVLAMVQYELFFLAIIIPSLAVGVRRLHDVGKSGCMKFIAVIPLI, from the coding sequence ATGAACAGGAACGTGTTGGCGATGGTCCAATATGAACTATTTTTTTTAGCCATAATTATTCCTAGTTTAGCTGTTGGTGTTAGAAGATTACACGATGTTGGAAAAAGCGGTTGTATGAAGTTTATTGCCGTAATTCCATTAATTTGA
- a CDS encoding CPBP family intramembrane metalloprotease, translated as MKTKLKTLGVILLATVGVGILVLIFKGSGSYAQKHLNELVGNAIMLLMPISIFFYVLIFNKKYNHLSGNIIGFYPHKFIKNIVLGITLALVILLIAFIVASILFGVQFEFTAIKPDLGKSLLGLIMTNIIIGVWEESYFRGLVLNTLLKNNFGFHISLFISSLLFSILHWGSFNMAETSYFSYIGIVFLGYIFAILYIYFNSIWIVVSFHFFWDVIAQFISDPKDNKIGLVGIKDYAMNSKNIDNAEVLVLGIFLVLLMYFILKKESKNIQSYITNVIR; from the coding sequence ATGAAAACAAAATTAAAAACACTGGGTGTTATTTTACTTGCAACAGTAGGAGTGGGGATACTTGTTCTTATTTTTAAAGGTAGTGGATCATATGCGCAAAAGCATTTAAATGAATTGGTTGGAAATGCGATTATGCTATTAATGCCAATTTCTATATTCTTTTATGTTCTTATTTTCAATAAAAAATATAATCATTTATCAGGAAATATTATAGGATTTTATCCACATAAGTTTATAAAAAATATTGTTTTGGGAATAACATTGGCATTAGTTATTTTGCTAATAGCATTTATAGTTGCTTCAATACTATTTGGGGTTCAGTTTGAATTTACTGCCATAAAGCCCGATTTGGGCAAATCCCTTTTGGGGCTTATAATGACTAATATAATAATTGGTGTTTGGGAAGAATCTTATTTTAGAGGGTTGGTTTTAAATACGCTATTGAAAAACAATTTCGGATTTCATATCTCACTATTTATTTCATCATTACTGTTTTCGATTTTACATTGGGGTAGTTTCAATATGGCCGAGACGTCATATTTTTCGTACATTGGCATTGTGTTTTTGGGTTATATTTTTGCTATTCTATATATCTATTTCAATTCTATATGGATTGTAGTTTCCTTTCACTTCTTTTGGGATGTTATAGCTCAATTTATCTCAGACCCAAAAGATAATAAAATAGGTCTAGTGGGAATAAAAGATTACGCCATGAATTCTAAAAATATAGATAATGCTGAGGTTTTGGTTTTAGGCATATTTTTAGTATTACTTATGTATTTTATATTAAAAAAAGAATCTAAAAATATTCAATCATATATAACAAACGTAATCAGGTAG
- a CDS encoding isoprenylcysteine carboxylmethyltransferase family protein has translation MNKDKKMILGYITGGLLVIGLMPSIIYIITSLLDKVYRVEIFQNSVIKGIIIILLLIIGIIYGIWSIMIQNIIGKGGPVEIGNIEISPKTENLVVSGPYKNTRNPMLFGTFLIYLAFALFINSITSVILVCAIFVFMLSVVVKLEEKRLLKDFGNQYEEYRKKVSKFIPWFQRKIR, from the coding sequence ATGAATAAAGATAAAAAAATGATATTAGGATATATTACAGGAGGATTACTAGTTATTGGATTAATGCCTTCAATTATTTATATTATTACTTCGCTATTGGATAAAGTATATAGAGTAGAAATTTTCCAGAATTCAGTAATAAAAGGGATTATTATAATATTGCTATTAATAATAGGAATAATATATGGAATTTGGTCAATAATGATTCAAAACATTATTGGGAAAGGAGGGCCTGTAGAAATAGGAAATATAGAAATAAGTCCTAAAACAGAGAATCTCGTTGTATCTGGACCATATAAAAACACAAGAAATCCTATGCTATTTGGAACGTTTTTAATATATCTTGCTTTTGCACTATTTATTAATTCAATAACTTCTGTAATATTAGTTTGTGCAATTTTTGTTTTTATGTTGTCTGTTGTTGTGAAATTGGAAGAAAAGAGATTATTAAAGGATTTTGGAAATCAATATGAAGAATATCGAAAAAAGGTATCAAAGTTCATTCCTTGGTTTCAACGAAAAATCAGATAG
- a CDS encoding cupin domain-containing protein → MKKIQSINVMEKFSLFDKQWTPHIIGELNGQYVKLCKLKDDFVWHSHENEDELFMIFKGTLLMDFRDGRTVEVKEGEILIVPKGIEHRPRTNGEIVFNLLFEPKAILHTGNVESDMTVKELGWV, encoded by the coding sequence ATGAAAAAAATTCAATCAATTAATGTTATGGAGAAATTTTCATTGTTTGACAAACAATGGACTCCTCATATCATTGGCGAACTCAATGGACAGTATGTAAAACTTTGCAAACTCAAAGATGATTTCGTATGGCATAGTCACGAAAATGAGGATGAACTCTTTATGATATTCAAAGGGACACTATTAATGGATTTTAGAGACGGAAGAACGGTTGAAGTTAAAGAAGGTGAAATTTTGATTGTTCCTAAAGGCATTGAACATAGGCCACGCACTAATGGGGAAATAGTATTTAATCTGCTTTTTGAACCCAAGGCAATATTACATACTGGAAATGTTGAAAGTGATATGACAGTTAAAGAATTAGGTTGGGTTTAA
- a CDS encoding M23 family metallopeptidase: MSYIIFALFFLLSCNLDSSDDGKPIVTDVKYVLPYPVGKIYTCTQGFNSSPSHFGTFYYSVDFGMSIGTLITATRSGRVVYVVESNSDSDQTPGHENVVIVLHEDTTYARYVHLTYNGALVHVNQTVTPGDTIGLSGSSGTNGGPHLHFDVTRTFTGKSDQTIPFYLKNTSPHPNGLQRGVAYEAMPY; this comes from the coding sequence ATGAGTTACATAATCTTTGCTCTTTTTTTTCTCCTATCATGCAATTTGGATTCGTCCGACGATGGAAAACCAATAGTCACCGATGTAAAGTACGTTTTGCCCTATCCTGTCGGGAAAATTTATACCTGTACACAAGGCTTTAACAGTTCACCATCGCACTTTGGTACGTTTTACTATTCAGTTGATTTCGGGATGTCAATTGGAACGCTTATTACTGCAACTCGAAGTGGCCGTGTCGTTTATGTGGTTGAAAGTAATTCGGATAGTGATCAAACACCAGGACATGAGAATGTTGTGATAGTTTTGCACGAGGATACAACTTATGCACGATACGTTCACCTGACGTACAATGGAGCGCTAGTCCATGTAAATCAAACTGTGACACCTGGCGACACCATTGGATTGAGCGGTAGCTCGGGAACAAATGGTGGTCCTCATTTGCACTTTGATGTCACAAGAACCTTTACCGGTAAGAGCGATCAGACAATTCCGTTTTACCTCAAGAATACGAGCCCGCATCCTAATGGACTACAAAGAGGTGTTGCATATGAAGCAATGCCGTATTGA
- a CDS encoding GNAT family N-acetyltransferase translates to MNLRLQLDTTNVNWDLVVDILQKVGMAYHTPEIHKRAFNNSHTVVFMFDEENLVGFGRALSDGEYQAAIYDVAVLPNYQGKGIGKMIIQTIVENIPNCNFILYASPGKEMFYEKENFKRMKTGMALFINGERMQRNGFTE, encoded by the coding sequence ATGAACTTACGGCTACAACTTGATACGACAAATGTTAATTGGGACTTGGTGGTTGACATACTTCAAAAAGTTGGTATGGCGTATCATACGCCCGAAATTCATAAACGAGCATTTAATAATAGTCATACTGTTGTATTTATGTTCGATGAAGAAAACCTAGTAGGTTTTGGGAGAGCTTTATCAGATGGAGAATATCAAGCTGCCATATATGATGTTGCCGTACTACCTAACTACCAAGGAAAAGGGATAGGTAAAATGATAATTCAAACCATTGTTGAAAATATCCCTAATTGCAATTTTATTTTATATGCTTCTCCAGGAAAGGAAATGTTTTATGAAAAAGAAAATTTCAAGCGAATGAAGACAGGAATGGCTTTGTTTATTAATGGTGAAAGAATGCAAAGGAATGGATTTACAGAATAG